A genomic stretch from Mustelus asterias unplaced genomic scaffold, sMusAst1.hap1.1 HAP1_SCAFFOLD_553, whole genome shotgun sequence includes:
- the LOC144487016 gene encoding uncharacterized protein LOC144487016: MCSVCGQDFNQSSGLWEHNCSHNREMAWKCEDCGKEFNYPSLLETHRRSHTGERPFICSQCGKGFTQLSSLHIHQRTHAEERPFTCSQCGKGFNQSSNLATHQRVHTGEKPFTCSECGKGFSHSSTLLIHQRTHTQERPFTCSQCGKGFADSSTLLKHQRVHTGERPFTCSQCGKGFAQSATLFTHQRIHTGERPFTCSVCGKGFSRSSTLLTHQRVHTGEKPFICSVCGKGFNHSSNLAIHQRIHTEERPFTCSVCEKGFNQSSKLAIHQRVHTGERPFTCLQCGKGYVTSLNLLTHQRIHN; this comes from the coding sequence ATGTGTTCTGtttgtggacaagacttcaaccaatcatctggcctttgggaacataattgcagtcacaacagggagatggcatggaagtgtgaggattgtgggaaggaattcaattacccatccctgctggaaactcatcgacgcagtcacactggggagaggccattcatctgctctcagtgtgggaagggattcactcagttatccagcttacatatacaccagaggactcatgctgaggagaggccgtttacctgctcccaatgtgggaagggattcaatcagtcatccaatctagcaacacaccagcgagttcataccggggagaaaccgttcacctgctctgaatgtgggaagggattttctcactcatccactctgctgatacaccagcgaactcacactcaggagaggccattcacttgctcccagtgtgggaaaggatttgctgACTCATCTACTttgttgaaacaccagcgagttcacactggggagaggccattcacctgttcccagtgtggaaagggatttgctcagtcagccaccttgttcacacaccagcgaattcacactggggagaggccattcacctgctctgtgtgtgggaaaggattcagtcggtcatcaactctgctgacacaccagcgagttcacactggggagaaaccattcatctgctctgtgtgcgggaaaggattcaatcactcatccaacctagcaatacaccagcgaatccacacagaggagagaccattcacctgctctgtgtgtgagaagggattcaatcagtcgtCTAAACTAGCAAtacatcagcgggttcacactggggagaggccattcacctgcttgcagtgtgggaagggatacgttACCTCGTTGAATCTTCTgacgcaccagcgaattcacaactAA
- the LOC144487024 gene encoding ER membrane protein complex subunit 4-like isoform X2 — MYPVAYSDKQLPDICVQETDRILVEKRCWDIALGPLKQLPMNLFIMYMAGNTISILPIMMVCMMAWRPIQALMSMSAIFRVLGNSNQHWLQRLIYFIGNLLGLALAIYKCQAMGLLPTHASDWLAFIQPPQRVENTGGGLVL; from the exons ATGTACCCAGTCGCATATTCGGACAAACAGCTACCGGACATCTGCGTCCAAGAAACAGACCGGATCCTGGTTGAGAAA cGCTGCTGGGACATCGCCTTGGGcccattgaaacagctgcccatgaatctgttcatcatgtacatggctggcaacaccatctccatcctccctatcatgatggtgtgcatgatggcctggagacccatacaggccttgatgtccatgtctgcaa TCTTTAGGGTCCTGGGGAATTCGAATCAGCACTGGCTGCAGCGTCTCATCTACTTCATCGGCAACCTGCTGGGGTTGGCCCTGGCCatctacaagtgccaggcaatggggcTGCTGCCCACACATGCCTCTGACTGGCTGGCATTCATCCAGCCACCCCAG agagtggagaaCACGGGCGGGGGCCTGGTCCTGTGA
- the LOC144487024 gene encoding ER membrane protein complex subunit 4-like isoform X1 gives MAAGAGLVNRARWHKWTLELNLSGSSRSRDQQCGQRDSMYPVAYSDKQLPDICVQETDRILVEKRCWDIALGPLKQLPMNLFIMYMAGNTISILPIMMVCMMAWRPIQALMSMSAIFRVLGNSNQHWLQRLIYFIGNLLGLALAIYKCQAMGLLPTHASDWLAFIQPPQRVENTGGGLVL, from the exons ATGGCTGCAGGGGCGGGGCTTGTCAACCGGGCGCGCTGGCACAAGTGGACCCTCGAGCTTAACCTGAGTGGCAGCAGCAG GAGCCGTGATCAACAGTGTGGCCAGAGAGACTCCATGTACCCAGTCGCATATTCGGACAAACAGCTACCGGACATCTGCGTCCAAGAAACAGACCGGATCCTGGTTGAGAAA cGCTGCTGGGACATCGCCTTGGGcccattgaaacagctgcccatgaatctgttcatcatgtacatggctggcaacaccatctccatcctccctatcatgatggtgtgcatgatggcctggagacccatacaggccttgatgtccatgtctgcaa TCTTTAGGGTCCTGGGGAATTCGAATCAGCACTGGCTGCAGCGTCTCATCTACTTCATCGGCAACCTGCTGGGGTTGGCCCTGGCCatctacaagtgccaggcaatggggcTGCTGCCCACACATGCCTCTGACTGGCTGGCATTCATCCAGCCACCCCAG agagtggagaaCACGGGCGGGGGCCTGGTCCTGTGA